Part of the Longimicrobium sp. genome is shown below.
CCGGGGGCGTAGAGCTGGTGGAAGATCCCTTCGATGTCGATGCGCCCGTCGGGGCGCTCGTCGGCGTGCTCGCAGAGCACGGCGTAGAGGACTCGCATTGCGGTCTGGTTCCTGTGAAAAAGTGCGTTAGTGCGTTGGTGCGTGAGTGCGTTCGAACCCAGCGCACTAACGCACTCACGCACTCACGCACTATCTGTTCATCCTCACCCGCACCGCCTCCGCATGCCCGTGCAGCCCCTCGGACTCGGCGAGGCGGATGACGTGGGCGGCGTGGGCGTGCAGGCGCTCGCGGGAGTAGCCGATGAGGGAGGTGCGCTTCACGAAGTCGTACACTCCCAGCGGCGACGCGAATCGCGCGCTGCCGCCGGTGGGGAGCACGTGGTTGGGGCCGGCGAAGTAGTCGCCCATCGGCTCGGGCGACCAGGAGCCCAGGAAGATGGCGCCCGCGTTGCGGATGCGGCCCGCCAGCGCCATCGGCTCGGCCACCAGCAGCTCCAGGTGCTCGGGGGCGCGCAGATCCGCGGCGGCCGCGGCGGCGGCGAGGTCGGGGACGACGATGATAGCGCCGTTCGTCTCAAGCGCCTCTCGCGCCACCTCCCGACGCGGGTTGCGCTCCAGGAGGCGGTCGAGTTCGGCGGGGATGCGCTCGGCGAGGGCGGCGGAGGTCGTCACCAGCCAGGCGATGGCGTCGGGGTCGTGCTCCGCCTGGCCGATCAGGTCCGCGGCTACGTGCACCGGATCGGCGGTGTCGTCCGCGATCACCAGGATCTCGGAGGGGCCCGCGACCATGTCGATGTCCACCCGGCCGAAGACCTGGCGCTTCGCCTCGGCAACCCACTTGTTGCCAGGGCCAACGATCT
Proteins encoded:
- the hisD gene encoding histidinol dehydrogenase, encoding MPAIRTLHVRPPFDELRALAAAASTDDPALRESVAAIVRDVAARGDDALLEYTARFDRLEVPHASALRVGADELAAAADDIEPELLASLRAAASNIRDFHEKQREHGFLDLHADGSVLGQRVAPLRRVGIYVPGGRAAYPSSVLMNAIPASVAGVDEIAMVSPAPGGEMLPVVLAAAHVAGVTEVLRIGGAQAVAALAYGTQTIGRVDKIVGPGNKWVAEAKRQVFGRVDIDMVAGPSEILVIADDTADPVHVAADLIGQAEHDPDAIAWLVTTSAALAERIPAELDRLLERNPRREVAREALETNGAIIVVPDLAAAAAAADLRAPEHLELLVAEPMALAGRIRNAGAIFLGSWSPEPMGDYFAGPNHVLPTGGSARFASPLGVYDFVKRTSLIGYSRERLHAHAAHVIRLAESEGLHGHAEAVRVRMNR